In Triticum urartu cultivar G1812 chromosome 6, Tu2.1, whole genome shotgun sequence, the following proteins share a genomic window:
- the LOC125514015 gene encoding FBD-associated F-box protein At5g56370-like, with amino-acid sequence MGLFALNRLMSLQRDRQRRRHQIRARCRLMASMTTGKRKGSPCQQDDDSESGKIKRMAIPELPEDILLRIHSLMPMREAARAACLSQAFLHSWRCHSNLIFNKYTIGLKSASGEKFHHKVDCILRKHKGSLKTFKLEYNEMNGLDDFSYFDRWLQIALKPGLEELTFVLSETETMRKYNFPCALLSDRVGNSLRHLSLRFCDLHPTVELGPLRSLTRLCLCYVSITWNELECLLSNSPALELLDLTRCTEIRCLKLSCALQRLIMLSVLECRRLTVIESKAPNLSSLYLRGSSLDFSLVETLQLKELYLQQDNLIRDACAKLPPMLPNIETLAIESPWEVVDAPMLPTKFLYLKHLNINLRTGTTEYRPYDYFSLVSFLDASPSLETLELDVTQLRMLHKSIFADSQLRHMPEHRHSCLKSVKISGFSSAKCLIELTCYILKNAVSLECLTLDTIYGHRCYDDGKYDWCMPMGVGILMETPRALSAIRTYIENKVPSTVKLTVMEPCSQCQAKALRRALSQSCNAVSI; translated from the exons ATGGGGCTGTTTGCGCTCAACAGGCTCATGTCTCTGCAGCGCGACCGGCAGCGGCGTCGGCATCAAATTCGAGCCCGGT GTCGGCTTATGGCCTCAATGACGACGGGTAAAAGGAAGGGATCGCCCTGTCAACAAGATGACGACTCTGAATCTGGCAAAATTAAGAGAATGGCAATCCCAGAGCTCCCAGAG GACATATTGCTTCGTATACACTCCTTAATGCCAATGCGTGAAGCTGCTCGTGCTGCTTGCCTATCTCAAGCCTTTTTACATTCCTGGAGATGTCATTCCAATCTCATATTTAATAAGTATACAATTGGCTTGAAGAGTGCGAGTGGCGAGAAGTTCCACCACAAGGTTGACTGCATTCTCAGGAAACACAAAGGCAGCTTGAAAACATTCAAGCTTGAGTACAATGAAATGAATGGGCTCGATGACTTCAGTTATTTTGACCGTTGGCTTCAGATTGCTCTTAAGCCTGGGCTTGAAGAACTCACCTTCGTGTTGTCTGAAACTGAAACAATGAGAAAATACAACTTCCCGTGCGCTCTTTTATCTGACAGGGTTGGAAACTCACTTAGGCACCTTTCACTTCGTTTTTGTGACCTCCATCCCACAGTTGAACTTGGCCCCTTGAGAAGCCTGACAAGGCTGTGCCTGTGCTATGTGAGCATTACGTGGAATGAGTTAGAGTGCCTTCTTTCCAACTCTCCTGCTTTGGAGCTATTAGATCTTACTAGGTGCACTGAGATTCGGTGTCTGAAGTTATCTTGTGCCCTGCAGCGCCTCATTATGCTTAGTGTTTTAGAATGCAGGAGATTGACAGTGATAGAGAGCAAAGCACCAAATCTCTCTAGTCTTTACCTTAGAGGAAGCAGCTTAGACTTCTCACTTGTGGAAACATTGCAATTGAAGGAATTATACTTGCAACAAGACAACCTTATCCGTGATGCCTGTGCCAAGCTGCCACCCATGCTGCCAAATATTGAAACTCTTGCCATAGAATCACCGTGGGAG GTGGTCGATGCACCAATGCTGCCTACCAAATTCCTCTACCTTAAGCACCTCAACATTAATTTGAGAACAGGAACAACCGAGTACCGGCCATATGACTATTTTTCTCTGGTTTCTTTCCTGGATGCTTCTCCTTCCTTGGAGACTTTGGAATTAGAT GTGACTCAGTTGCGTATGTTGCACAAGTCAATTTTTGCTGATTCTCAACTGAGGCACATGCCTGAACACCGCCATAGCTGCCTCAAGAGCGTGAAGATCAGTGGTTTCAGCTCTGCGAAGTGCTTGATTGAACTGACATGTTATATTCTCAAGAACGCGGTGTCACTTGAGTGTCTTACATTGGACACCATTTATGGGCATAGGTGTTATGATGACGGCAAGTACGATTGGTGTATGCCCATGGGGGTTGGTATTCTCATGGAAACCCCCAGGGCACTCTCGGCTATCAGAACATACATTGAGAATAAAGTTCCATCTACAGTTAAGTTAACTGTTATGGAGCCTTGCAGCCAATGCCAGGCTAAAGCATTACGGCGGGCATTATCACAGTCGTGCAATGCGGTTTCCATTTAA